A single Methanolobus sp. ZRKC5 DNA region contains:
- a CDS encoding PEF-CTERM sorting domain-containing protein, which translates to MIIGTAAATTQSSTVSVELVNGECSLDMWTYGNHNSIISGFESYFSSSVKGGIWTNSDGRLAVLTENGYMKITTEYPTDCFCIVFASDRNDGYARVVLDGKRIWTGDTWANVNTGQNIDAQKITSLKITGLENTVHTIKIKNLNVRDECHDGHVTIYKYGYNCPEDTEIPEFPTIALPVAAILGLAFIFQRKEK; encoded by the coding sequence ATGATAATTGGAACGGCAGCAGCGACCACTCAATCATCAACAGTATCTGTAGAACTTGTCAATGGGGAATGCAGTCTTGACATGTGGACATATGGAAATCATAACAGCATAATCAGTGGTTTTGAGTCCTATTTCAGTAGCAGCGTTAAAGGTGGCATATGGACAAATTCCGATGGAAGACTTGCTGTACTTACTGAAAATGGTTATATGAAAATAACTACCGAATATCCAACTGATTGCTTCTGCATTGTATTTGCCAGTGACCGGAACGATGGATATGCAAGAGTTGTTCTAGACGGCAAAAGAATTTGGACAGGAGACACATGGGCAAACGTTAACACAGGACAAAATATCGATGCACAAAAAATAACGTCGTTGAAAATAACAGGTCTTGAAAACACTGTCCACACAATAAAAATAAAGAACTTGAATGTACGCGATGAATGCCATGATGGCCATGTGACAATTTACAAATACGGTTACAACTGTCCGGAAGATACAGAGATTCCTGAGTTCCCTACGATTGCACTTCCTGTAGCTGCAATACTTGGACTGGCATTCATATTCCAGAGAAAGGAAAAATAA
- a CDS encoding transposase, producing MLYKINKKVDFSFINEVCEDLYSPNKGKPVTNTPEMMLRSAVVQYPHDYSDKQMEYEAQVNIMVKWFIGLNLDDNAYDHSALGYFRDKLGNDKWNEILIRYYPTVS from the coding sequence TTGCTTTATAAAATAAACAAAAAAGTTGATTTTTCATTTATCAATGAGGTCTGTGAAGACCTCTACTCGCCAAACAAAGGTAAACCTGTAACAAACACACCCGAGATGATGCTTCGCTCTGCAGTAGTCCAGTATCCCCATGATTATTCTGATAAGCAGATGGAATATGAAGCACAAGTGAACATAATGGTAAAATGGTTCATTGGACTCAATTTAGATGATAATGCATATGACCATAGTGCATTGGGATATTTCAGAGACAAACTTGGAAATGATAAGTGGAATGAGATTTTAATCAGGTATTATCCGACAGTCTCATAA
- a CDS encoding B12-binding domain-containing protein, with translation MDVIEEGIIEAMKSKGDRFEEGKLSLMEITTASKTMNKGIAILKPAAISAHENTCFFGNPMLTF, from the coding sequence ATGGATGTGATTGAAGAAGGTATCATAGAAGCTATGAAATCCAAAGGAGACAGGTTTGAAGAAGGTAAGTTGTCACTTATGGAAATAACCACAGCATCAAAAACTATGAACAAGGGTATTGCAATACTTAAGCCAGCAGCTATCAGCGCACATGAAAATACTTGTTTCTTTGGAAATCCCATGCTAACATTTTAA
- a CDS encoding peptidase U32 family protein, translated as MSPDKNEWKIPELVMGVKNLAALKACKEHADAVYFSLDRLSLRSRAQEITTEKLADFIEEIHKKGMKGYLAVNSVIYPHDLKELDEVLECAASANVDAVIAWDPATITKAADKDLRIHISTQANVSNQITAEFYRSLGASRVVLARELSLEQIKQIKEDTKIELEVFVHGAMCQSISGRCYLSAYLLGKSGNCGECSQPCRWEWSLHSDNGAIVDIEGKYLMSAKDLCMIEHIPELVEAGVDAFKVEGRLRNPGYTSTVSRSYRQALDFFIDGIYNKSNIVPLKEKLALEYNRGFSTGFYFGHPGPDSLAYDSNMNASPIKREAVGVVTNYYPKMSAAAVKLLEKGLNVGDHIIFEGSTTYLEQEVTSIVYEDENVNSIENGNEIGLKVEDIVRKNDRVFRINKD; from the coding sequence ATGTCTCCTGATAAAAACGAATGGAAAATACCGGAACTTGTGATGGGTGTAAAGAATCTGGCAGCCTTGAAAGCATGTAAAGAACATGCAGATGCAGTTTACTTCTCACTTGACAGATTGAGCCTCAGGTCCAGAGCACAGGAGATCACAACTGAAAAACTTGCTGATTTTATTGAAGAGATACACAAAAAAGGAATGAAAGGATACCTTGCAGTCAATTCCGTAATATACCCCCATGACCTCAAAGAACTGGATGAAGTACTTGAGTGTGCTGCCTCTGCAAATGTGGATGCTGTTATCGCATGGGACCCTGCAACGATAACGAAAGCTGCTGATAAAGACCTGAGGATACATATATCAACCCAGGCAAATGTCTCGAACCAGATTACTGCAGAGTTCTATAGATCCCTTGGAGCCAGCAGGGTAGTGCTTGCACGAGAACTTAGTTTAGAGCAAATAAAACAGATTAAAGAAGATACCAAGATCGAACTTGAAGTATTTGTCCACGGAGCCATGTGCCAGTCCATTTCCGGCAGGTGTTATCTTTCAGCATATCTGCTTGGAAAATCAGGTAACTGTGGAGAATGCAGCCAACCATGTCGCTGGGAATGGTCCCTGCACTCGGATAACGGAGCAATCGTTGATATTGAAGGCAAATATCTAATGAGCGCAAAGGATCTCTGCATGATAGAACACATACCTGAACTTGTCGAAGCAGGTGTCGATGCCTTCAAGGTTGAAGGAAGACTCCGAAACCCAGGATATACATCAACCGTGTCAAGATCTTATCGCCAGGCACTTGATTTCTTCATAGATGGTATATATAATAAAAGCAACATTGTTCCCCTTAAAGAGAAACTGGCACTTGAATATAACAGGGGGTTTTCAACTGGCTTCTATTTCGGCCATCCAGGACCGGACAGTCTGGCATATGATTCTAACATGAATGCCTCACCAATAAAGAGAGAAGCCGTAGGAGTAGTTACAAATTACTACCCTAAGATGTCTGCAGCAGCAGTGAAGCTACTGGAAAAAGGATTGAATGTTGGTGATCACATCATATTTGAGGGTAGTACCACCTATCTGGAACAGGAAGTTACATCCATTGTTTATGAGGATGAAAATGTCAATTCGATTGAAAATGGGAACGAAATTGGTTTAAAAGTAGAAGATATTGTCCGCAAGAATGATCGTGTGTTCAGAATAAATAAAGATTAA
- a CDS encoding IS5 family transposase — protein MDSFTDFALNEEYKRFQSVGDKLAEIEYLVDWKPFRPILESMYINRTASGGRPEADVIVMFKMLVLQQWHGLSDAELEKQCIDRISFRKFLGFPEYVPDSTTVWSFRKRIIDNGKEKAVWDEMQNQLDALGLKIKKGMIQDATFIHSDPGHAKADVLRGKDAKTRRSKDGTWTKKNGKSHFGYKLHTIIDKDYELIRRFETTTASLHDSQVDLSEKGEVVYRDKGYFGAIAKGFAATMQRAVRGHPLGIMDILRNERISVKRVPCERVYAVTKEIFKTRKVLVTTVERVNAKMLMTAFCFNLHQLRTLKTKGVI, from the coding sequence ATGGATTCTTTTACTGATTTTGCCTTAAATGAAGAATATAAGCGTTTCCAATCTGTCGGAGATAAGCTTGCTGAAATTGAATATTTAGTAGATTGGAAGCCTTTTCGCCCTATTCTGGAGTCAATGTACATAAACAGAACAGCTTCAGGCGGACGGCCTGAAGCTGATGTTATTGTAATGTTCAAGATGCTTGTTCTGCAACAATGGCATGGTCTTTCTGATGCTGAGCTTGAAAAGCAGTGTATTGACAGGATATCCTTTAGGAAATTCCTGGGATTTCCTGAATATGTACCAGACAGTACAACTGTCTGGTCATTCAGGAAGAGAATTATCGACAATGGTAAAGAAAAAGCGGTGTGGGATGAAATGCAGAATCAGCTTGATGCTCTTGGTTTGAAGATTAAAAAAGGAATGATCCAGGATGCAACTTTTATTCACTCAGATCCAGGACATGCAAAAGCAGATGTACTCAGAGGAAAAGATGCGAAAACAAGAAGAAGCAAAGATGGAACCTGGACTAAGAAAAATGGTAAATCTCACTTTGGATACAAACTTCATACAATTATTGATAAGGATTATGAACTAATCAGAAGATTTGAGACAACAACTGCATCACTTCACGATTCACAGGTTGATCTGTCTGAAAAGGGTGAAGTGGTGTATAGAGATAAAGGATATTTTGGAGCAATAGCAAAAGGTTTTGCAGCAACAATGCAACGAGCTGTAAGAGGACATCCTTTAGGAATAATGGATATCCTCAGAAATGAAAGAATAAGTGTGAAAAGAGTCCCTTGCGAAAGAGTGTATGCAGTGACAAAAGAAATATTTAAAACCAGAAAGGTTCTTGTTACAACTGTAGAAAGAGTGAATGCAAAAATGTTGATGACAGCTTTTTGTTTTAATCTGCATCAATTGAGGACACTAAAAACCAAAGGAGTAATTTAG
- a CDS encoding FeoA family protein: MAPIIPLVMMPEGKNSKIISINAGSSLLNRLRSMGFIENTLLKVKRGINGSLIVSINGCDYALGRGMASKIMVQESSL, from the coding sequence ATGGCTCCGATCATACCACTTGTAATGATGCCGGAAGGTAAAAACAGCAAGATTATTTCTATTAATGCGGGTAGTTCCCTGCTTAATCGTCTCAGGTCAATGGGCTTTATAGAGAACACCCTGCTTAAAGTGAAGAGAGGCATAAATGGTTCTCTCATCGTATCCATAAACGGGTGCGATTATGCGCTTGGCAGGGGTATGGCTTCAAAGATTATGGTACAGGAATCTTCTTTATAA